In a single window of the Deltaproteobacteria bacterium genome:
- a CDS encoding transpeptidase family protein produces the protein MKDFEFKWIRFRLYWVFGLCCFLFAVVIGRAFQLQIWQGPKLTRIAKAEIEKMIPRSHKRGIIYDRNRFELAMTIEMESIFAQTRDIKNIQQASDRLGPLLALDQTRLSGLLKQPKPFVYLKRRATPDECAAVRAQSIEGVAFTKEAQRFYPYRDLASHVIGFVGMDPKGLEGLERQYDSYLKSPYLYEPSVRDALGRALYLNDMESIQENEGLSLVLTLDKNIQYVAEKELKKGVIKSQAKGGVAIVLNPKNGEILALANYPAYNLNAFREVPPGFRRNQGLTDTFEPGSTFKTFLLAAALEEKKFTPNDMIFCENGAYRVGNHVIHDVHPHGWLSVQDVIKVSSNIGATKIGKKLGPKTFYTYIKNFGFGKETGIDLPGEVGGVVWSHHRWGEIEAANICFGQGVTVTGIQLACALGSIANDGRLMKPYLVRQILDQKGHPVKEFSPRPVRQVLSPETARLMRRLLSRVTEPGGTATQAAIEGLAVGGKTGTAQKVSSETRRYAPGKYMSTFMGFLPAEDPSLVIVVIVDEPKGSHYGGVVCAPVFKGIAEQTLSTWGVRRPAQEVPYEAPPEKPDMTPWIMAQKAKEEEPLSSTDLQNKRIMPDVRGMSMRKVLDVMKTYEVPVILKGSGRAVTQWPLPGTLLSQRNRCQIQFQPVL, from the coding sequence ATGAAGGACTTTGAATTCAAGTGGATCCGTTTTCGTTTGTATTGGGTCTTCGGACTGTGCTGCTTTCTCTTTGCCGTGGTCATCGGCCGGGCCTTCCAACTTCAAATATGGCAGGGGCCCAAACTGACCAGGATTGCTAAAGCCGAGATAGAGAAAATGATCCCCCGATCCCATAAACGGGGGATCATTTATGATCGTAACCGCTTTGAGCTGGCCATGACTATTGAAATGGAATCCATTTTTGCCCAGACCAGAGATATAAAAAACATCCAGCAGGCTTCGGATCGACTGGGCCCTTTACTGGCCTTGGACCAGACCCGCCTTTCGGGCTTGCTCAAACAGCCCAAACCTTTCGTCTATTTAAAACGCCGGGCCACACCGGATGAATGTGCGGCTGTGCGGGCGCAAAGCATCGAAGGGGTGGCCTTTACCAAGGAAGCGCAGCGCTTCTATCCCTATAGGGACCTGGCCAGTCACGTTATCGGGTTTGTTGGAATGGATCCCAAAGGTTTGGAAGGGCTGGAGAGACAATACGATTCTTATCTGAAAAGCCCCTATCTTTATGAGCCCAGTGTCCGGGATGCCCTGGGCCGGGCCCTTTATTTGAATGACATGGAATCGATCCAGGAAAATGAGGGGTTAAGCCTGGTCCTGACCTTAGATAAAAACATCCAATACGTAGCCGAAAAGGAATTAAAAAAAGGGGTTATCAAAAGCCAGGCCAAGGGGGGGGTGGCTATCGTCTTAAACCCTAAAAACGGAGAGATCCTGGCCCTGGCCAATTATCCCGCTTATAATTTGAATGCCTTCCGGGAGGTCCCGCCGGGCTTTCGAAGGAACCAGGGTCTGACCGATACCTTTGAACCCGGGTCGACCTTCAAAACTTTTTTACTGGCAGCCGCCCTGGAGGAAAAAAAGTTTACCCCCAATGATATGATATTTTGTGAGAACGGGGCTTATCGGGTGGGAAACCATGTTATTCATGATGTGCACCCCCATGGATGGCTTTCCGTCCAGGACGTCATCAAGGTCTCCAGTAATATCGGGGCCACTAAAATAGGGAAAAAATTAGGGCCCAAGACATTTTATACCTATATTAAAAATTTTGGTTTTGGAAAAGAAACCGGTATCGATCTGCCGGGTGAAGTCGGGGGGGTGGTTTGGTCTCATCACCGCTGGGGAGAAATTGAAGCGGCCAATATCTGCTTTGGACAGGGCGTAACGGTAACCGGGATACAACTGGCCTGTGCCTTGGGGTCTATTGCCAATGACGGTCGTTTGATGAAACCTTATCTGGTACGCCAGATCCTTGACCAGAAGGGTCATCCGGTCAAAGAATTTTCGCCTCGACCCGTAAGGCAGGTCTTATCTCCTGAAACAGCCCGGTTAATGCGCCGTCTTTTATCCAGAGTAACCGAACCGGGTGGAACGGCAACTCAGGCGGCTATCGAAGGGCTGGCTGTGGGGGGTAAGACTGGTACGGCCCAAAAGGTTTCATCGGAAACCAGGCGTTATGCACCGGGAAAATATATGTCCACTTTTATGGGGTTCCTTCCAGCCGAAGACCCCTCTTTGGTCATCGTGGTGATAGTCGACGAGCCCAAGGGGAGCCATTACGGGGGGGTGGTTTGTGCCCCTGTTTTTAAAGGGATTGCCGAACAAACCCTATCCACCTGGGGGGTGAGAAGGCCTGCCCAGGAGGTCCCTTATGAGGCTCCGCCGGAAAAACCGGACATGACCCCCTGGATTATGGCCCAGAAGGCCAAAGAAGAAGAACCCCTATCTTCAACCGATCTACAAAACAAACGGATCATGCCGGATGTGCGGGGAATGAGCATGCGCAAGGTCCTGGATGTTATGAAGACCTATGAGGTTCCGGTAATTCTCAAAGGAAGCGGAAGGGCCGTAACCCAATGGCCCTTACCCGGCACCCTCTTAAGTCAGAGAAACCGCTGTCAGATCCAATTCCAACCGGTTCTCTGA
- a CDS encoding UDP-N-acetylmuramoyl-tripeptide--D-alanyl-D-alanine ligase, whose product MFSTDKLGWEELITGISGRLIQGDLGRKAVGISTDTRTLRPGDLFVALKGPRFDGHHYIPQAFEKGASAVLVSEPVKGLLPEQVVIQVNDTLSALGDLSGLWRRKFPVTLIGISGSNGKTTTKEMLAAILGQVGPTLKNPGNLNNTIGLPLSLFSLNEGHRFAVMEMGMNHLGEIARLCWIAKPSVGLLTNIGPAHLEGLGSLSMVAKAKGELFEALESDHLAVVNYDDPRIRDLAESCRAQKITFGLNPEAEVRADQLIVTPHGIRFQIFVKGEQAEILLPIQGEHNTSNALGAAATALALGLSLEKVRQGLEGFKPPEHRLEIKKGIKGAWLIDDTYNANPASLKAALKAFESLKQGKRGGLVLGDMLELGDQTLEAHRELGRMIGEMGVEYLVTLGPFSLELLSEALKGFRPPRKTFGTQSQKEIIDYLVNLIQEGDHLLFKGSHGMDMEAVVRALEDQG is encoded by the coding sequence ATGTTCAGCACGGATAAATTGGGTTGGGAGGAATTGATCACCGGTATTTCCGGCCGCTTGATCCAGGGGGATCTGGGCCGGAAGGCCGTTGGGATATCAACAGACACCAGGACCCTGAGGCCCGGGGATCTGTTTGTGGCCTTGAAAGGACCGCGATTTGATGGCCACCATTATATCCCCCAGGCTTTTGAAAAAGGGGCCAGTGCTGTCCTGGTTTCTGAACCGGTCAAAGGATTGTTGCCGGAGCAGGTGGTCATCCAGGTTAACGACACCCTTTCGGCCCTGGGGGATTTATCCGGTCTGTGGCGCAGAAAATTTCCGGTAACCTTGATCGGGATTTCAGGGAGTAACGGCAAGACCACCACCAAAGAAATGCTGGCCGCCATCCTGGGACAGGTTGGCCCGACCTTAAAAAATCCGGGCAACCTGAATAACACCATCGGGTTGCCCTTAAGTCTTTTTTCTTTAAATGAGGGCCACCGATTTGCCGTAATGGAAATGGGTATGAACCATTTAGGCGAGATCGCCCGTTTATGCTGGATCGCCAAGCCGTCGGTAGGGCTTTTGACCAATATCGGACCGGCCCACTTAGAGGGCCTGGGTTCCTTATCCATGGTAGCCAAGGCCAAGGGAGAACTCTTTGAGGCCCTGGAATCCGACCACTTAGCCGTGGTCAATTATGATGATCCGAGGATACGGGATCTGGCTGAATCTTGCCGTGCCCAAAAGATAACCTTTGGACTTAATCCTGAAGCGGAGGTTAGAGCAGATCAATTAATCGTAACTCCCCATGGGATCCGCTTCCAAATTTTTGTTAAAGGGGAGCAGGCAGAAATACTTTTGCCGATTCAAGGCGAACATAATACCAGTAATGCCCTGGGGGCGGCTGCCACCGCCCTGGCCCTTGGCCTGTCCCTGGAAAAGGTGCGCCAGGGTTTGGAGGGGTTTAAACCTCCGGAACATCGCCTGGAAATCAAAAAAGGGATCAAAGGTGCCTGGTTGATCGACGACACCTATAATGCCAACCCGGCTTCGCTGAAAGCCGCTCTAAAAGCCTTTGAATCATTAAAACAGGGGAAAAGAGGGGGACTGGTTTTGGGGGATATGCTGGAACTTGGGGATCAGACACTTGAAGCCCACAGGGAACTCGGCAGAATGATTGGAGAGATGGGGGTGGAATATCTGGTTACCTTAGGTCCTTTTTCCCTGGAATTATTGTCAGAGGCCTTAAAGGGCTTTCGACCTCCCCGAAAGACCTTTGGGACCCAGAGTCAAAAGGAGATTATCGACTATTTAGTTAATCTTATCCAGGAGGGGGATCACTTGTTGTTCAAAGGATCCCATGGGATGGATATGGAGGCCGTCGTCCGGGCCTTGGAGGATCAGGGATAA
- the ahbC gene encoding 12,18-didecarboxysiroheme deacetylase, translating into MIGISKLYLGTVEPSDALRYGRRSDRLPSHLLQFSHDKKPVVVWNITRQCNLKCRHCYAQALHQKTPDELTTEEGKALLDDLSAYGAPVILFSGGEPLMRPDLPELAQYAVAKGMRAVISTNGTLITKRLAETLKAIGLSYVGISLDGMEAVNDHFRGVSGAFAQALTGIRNCRQAGIKVGLRFTINRMNQDQVSPIFDLLKKEDIPRVCFYHLVYAGRGSQLIQEDLDHLQTRQMVDLIIDRTKELYDAGYEKEVLTVDNHADGPYLYLRLLKEGSSRASEVLELLKMNEGNSSGRGIGCISWDGEVYADQFWRHYSFGNVKGRPFSQIWEDTTNFLMGQLKDKKKYVTGRCAGCRWLDICGGNFRVRAEAATGDLWAPDPACYLTDQEIGLA; encoded by the coding sequence ATGATAGGCATATCCAAACTTTATTTGGGCACCGTAGAACCTTCCGATGCCCTGAGATATGGTCGGCGTTCGGATCGATTACCTTCCCATCTCCTCCAGTTTTCTCATGATAAAAAACCGGTGGTGGTCTGGAATATTACCCGGCAATGCAACCTGAAGTGCCGGCATTGTTACGCCCAGGCCTTACACCAAAAAACCCCCGATGAGTTAACTACCGAAGAAGGGAAGGCCTTATTGGATGATCTCAGTGCTTACGGGGCACCGGTGATCCTGTTTTCAGGAGGGGAACCGCTCATGCGGCCTGACCTTCCGGAGCTGGCCCAGTATGCGGTAGCTAAAGGGATGCGGGCGGTCATATCGACTAACGGGACTTTAATCACCAAAAGGCTGGCCGAAACCTTAAAGGCCATCGGCCTGTCTTATGTAGGCATCAGCCTGGATGGAATGGAAGCGGTTAATGATCATTTCCGGGGTGTTTCCGGGGCCTTCGCACAAGCCCTGACCGGTATCCGGAACTGCCGTCAAGCCGGTATCAAAGTGGGCCTGCGGTTTACCATCAACCGGATGAACCAGGATCAGGTCTCTCCTATCTTTGATCTTCTGAAAAAGGAAGATATCCCCAGGGTCTGTTTTTATCATCTGGTGTATGCCGGTCGCGGGTCCCAGTTGATCCAGGAAGACCTGGATCATCTCCAAACACGGCAGATGGTTGATTTGATTATCGACCGGACCAAAGAACTGTACGATGCCGGCTATGAAAAGGAAGTCCTGACCGTTGACAACCATGCCGATGGACCTTATCTGTATCTGCGTCTCCTCAAGGAAGGATCATCCCGGGCCTCTGAAGTCCTGGAGCTCTTGAAAATGAACGAGGGAAACAGTTCGGGACGGGGGATTGGGTGCATCAGTTGGGACGGAGAGGTTTATGCCGACCAATTCTGGCGCCATTATTCCTTTGGCAATGTGAAAGGGCGGCCCTTCAGCCAAATCTGGGAGGATACGACCAACTTTTTAATGGGACAACTGAAAGATAAGAAAAAATATGTTACCGGACGCTGTGCCGGCTGCCGCTGGTTGGATATTTGCGGCGGAAATTTTCGGGTTCGGGCCGAAGCCGCTACCGGTGACCTTTGGGCTCCCGATCCGGCCTGCTATTTGACCGATCAGGAAATCGGACTGGCCTGA
- a CDS encoding cell division protein FtsL yields MNTLIKPQPRSRKKKTKDKIPHGPIKYLIFLLIFFVPGVLLYVWLHFQEVNLSYDIAKAQKEKRELLEFSKKLRIQLANLKSPERIEGIALTKLGLKTPGKGQIEILK; encoded by the coding sequence ATGAATACCCTCATCAAACCCCAGCCCCGTTCGAGAAAAAAAAAGACCAAGGACAAAATCCCCCATGGCCCGATAAAATATTTGATTTTCTTGTTAATCTTTTTTGTGCCCGGGGTCTTGCTCTACGTCTGGCTGCATTTCCAGGAGGTCAACTTAAGCTACGATATCGCCAAAGCCCAAAAAGAAAAAAGGGAATTATTGGAATTCAGTAAAAAATTACGTATTCAGTTGGCCAATTTAAAATCTCCGGAAAGGATCGAGGGGATTGCCTTAACTAAATTAGGGTTAAAAACTCCGGGAAAAGGACAGATTGAGATCCTTAAATGA
- the rsmH gene encoding 16S rRNA (cytosine(1402)-N(4))-methyltransferase RsmH has product MVHEAVHYLRCAQGGLFVDGTLGTGGHALAILQHSPATTQVIGIDRDPESLALARERLKPYSSRVHLIQGKFGDLRDHLSVLGIQAVNGILLDLGFSSFQIENPGRGFSFQREDPLDMRMDQTRGISAREWLAQINEKDLVRVIREYGEERWAKPIAKKILAFQAKGPLKTTRELAELIARAVPGGGRIHPATRTFQALRIHINEELAQLRTFLEQFLETLTQGGRVCLIAYHSLEDRLIKQAFLRLERGVPDPLGLAEPKKPESQPIFKRVTVKPVIPSLDEMKENPRSRGAKLRVGERMEGTL; this is encoded by the coding sequence ATGGTTCATGAAGCGGTTCATTATCTTCGGTGTGCCCAGGGAGGCCTATTTGTGGACGGCACCCTCGGAACAGGAGGACATGCCCTGGCCATACTTCAACACAGTCCTGCAACCACCCAGGTTATTGGGATAGATCGGGACCCGGAAAGCCTGGCCTTGGCCCGGGAAAGATTAAAGCCCTATTCCAGCCGTGTACACCTGATTCAGGGAAAATTTGGAGACCTGAGAGACCATCTTTCAGTGCTCGGTATTCAGGCGGTAAACGGTATCCTTCTGGATCTGGGTTTTTCTTCCTTTCAAATAGAAAATCCGGGGAGGGGATTCAGTTTCCAACGGGAAGATCCTTTGGATATGAGAATGGACCAGACCCGGGGAATCTCGGCCCGGGAATGGCTGGCTCAAATCAACGAAAAAGATCTGGTAAGGGTCATTCGGGAATATGGCGAAGAAAGATGGGCCAAACCAATCGCCAAAAAAATCCTGGCCTTTCAAGCTAAAGGGCCGCTTAAGACCACTCGAGAATTGGCGGAACTGATTGCCCGGGCTGTCCCCGGGGGAGGACGGATTCATCCGGCCACCCGGACTTTTCAGGCCCTGCGGATTCATATTAATGAGGAGTTGGCCCAATTAAGGACCTTTCTGGAGCAGTTTCTCGAGACCTTGACCCAGGGCGGGAGGGTCTGCCTGATTGCCTATCATTCTTTGGAGGATCGGCTCATCAAACAGGCTTTTTTGCGATTAGAGCGGGGGGTGCCGGATCCCCTCGGTTTGGCAGAACCCAAAAAACCCGAAAGCCAGCCGATATTTAAAAGAGTAACGGTGAAACCGGTAATCCCCTCCCTGGATGAGATGAAAGAGAATCCCCGGTCCCGAGGGGCCAAGTTAAGGGTGGGGGAACGGATGGAAGGGACCTTATGA
- a CDS encoding DUF4301 family protein, with translation MSELGISEDQVQAQIALFQKTCGYLRLNRPCTLGDGIQKIPESEIKNLIQRQEEAAQEGRFFKFVPASGAATRMFQAILPFYLNPASFAENEIQPDDTSCDPTIREFFRLVTGINQFAFFEDLKESLAQDGQDISTIIQQRRWREILNYLLTDRGLNYLTLPKGLHKFHVYPIQNRTAFEEHLVEAFYTLCDRTGQCRLHVTVAPEHERTVRDFFIKVRPRYEQQYQCCLNVSFSFQRHSTDTLAVDLEDRPFREGSGKLLFRPGGHGALLENLNNLQGDLIYIKNIDNILPDRLKEQTIIWKKVLGGYLVKMQQMVHGLIRRLKDGMDSADQLDEMRTFCRNRLLVSEPPGFQNWPIKQQTDFLFEKLNRPIRVCGMVKNAGEPGGGPFWVEGQDGALSLQIVESAQIDPGSIEQKAIWASSTHFNPVDLVCAVRDYEGRPFDLRQYRDPEAVFITRKSQNGRDLKALELPGLWNGAMACWITFFVEVPNQTFSPVKTINDLLKPDHQPGV, from the coding sequence ATGTCAGAACTGGGAATTTCCGAAGATCAGGTTCAGGCCCAGATCGCCTTATTCCAGAAGACTTGTGGCTATCTTCGCCTGAACAGACCCTGTACCCTTGGGGACGGAATTCAAAAGATCCCTGAGTCGGAGATAAAAAACTTGATTCAAAGGCAGGAAGAAGCGGCCCAGGAAGGCCGGTTTTTTAAATTCGTTCCGGCCTCGGGAGCGGCTACCCGAATGTTTCAGGCGATTTTACCCTTTTATCTCAATCCAGCTTCCTTTGCCGAGAATGAAATTCAGCCGGATGATACCTCCTGCGATCCAACAATCAGGGAATTCTTCCGTTTAGTAACGGGGATTAACCAATTTGCATTTTTTGAGGACTTGAAAGAGTCTCTGGCTCAAGACGGACAGGATATCTCAACAATCATCCAACAGAGACGGTGGCGGGAGATTTTAAACTATCTCCTTACCGATCGGGGATTAAACTACCTGACCCTGCCTAAGGGGTTACATAAATTTCATGTTTATCCGATCCAAAACCGTACGGCTTTTGAAGAACACCTGGTCGAGGCTTTTTATACCCTCTGTGATCGTACCGGGCAATGTCGCCTTCATGTGACGGTGGCACCGGAACATGAAAGAACGGTCAGGGATTTTTTCATAAAGGTACGACCCCGGTATGAACAACAGTACCAATGCTGTTTAAATGTCTCTTTCTCGTTTCAAAGGCATTCGACCGATACCCTGGCCGTTGACCTGGAGGATAGACCCTTCCGGGAAGGATCCGGAAAGCTTCTTTTCCGCCCCGGCGGTCACGGGGCCCTCCTGGAAAATCTCAATAACCTCCAAGGCGATTTGATCTATATAAAGAATATCGATAATATCCTGCCGGACCGGCTAAAGGAACAGACGATTATCTGGAAAAAGGTCCTGGGAGGCTATCTGGTCAAAATGCAGCAAATGGTCCACGGTTTGATCCGGAGGTTGAAGGACGGGATGGACTCCGCAGACCAGCTTGATGAAATGAGGACCTTTTGCCGTAACCGGCTGTTGGTTTCTGAACCCCCCGGTTTCCAGAATTGGCCCATAAAGCAACAAACCGATTTCTTATTCGAGAAATTGAACAGACCCATTCGGGTCTGCGGGATGGTCAAGAATGCAGGGGAACCTGGGGGGGGACCTTTCTGGGTGGAAGGCCAAGACGGGGCCCTTTCCCTGCAGATTGTGGAAAGTGCCCAAATCGATCCCGGATCAATCGAACAAAAAGCCATTTGGGCCTCTTCCACCCATTTTAACCCGGTCGATCTGGTCTGCGCGGTTCGTGATTATGAAGGAAGACCCTTTGACCTAAGGCAATACAGGGATCCGGAGGCTGTTTTTATTACCAGGAAATCGCAAAATGGGCGGGATCTTAAGGCCCTGGAGTTGCCAGGGCTCTGGAACGGCGCTATGGCTTGCTGGATTACCTTTTTTGTAGAGGTGCCAAACCAGACCTTTAGTCCGGTTAAAACCATCAACGACTTGTTGAAACCGGACCATCAGCCAGGTGTTTAA
- the mraZ gene encoding division/cell wall cluster transcriptional repressor MraZ, whose protein sequence is MFRGRSIHLIDSKGRVSIPTRFRDLIKTNGDSRLIVTNWEQCLTVYPFKEWQEIEEKMGQLSMVDRDIRSFKRFLFSGACECSLDSQGRILIPPTLRDFAKLEKEVILAGQLKYFEIWDKIKFEEELAKSIDNLAVLEDKLASLGL, encoded by the coding sequence GTGTTTCGCGGACGATCAATCCATTTAATTGACTCTAAAGGGCGGGTCAGCATCCCGACCCGTTTCCGTGATTTAATCAAGACGAATGGGGACTCCCGTCTGATAGTAACGAATTGGGAGCAGTGTCTGACCGTATACCCCTTTAAGGAATGGCAAGAGATAGAAGAGAAAATGGGCCAGCTTTCTATGGTTGATCGGGACATACGTTCATTTAAACGTTTTTTGTTTTCCGGGGCCTGTGAGTGCAGCTTAGACAGCCAGGGTCGGATATTGATCCCCCCGACGCTGCGGGATTTTGCCAAATTGGAAAAAGAAGTGATCCTGGCCGGTCAACTCAAGTATTTTGAAATTTGGGACAAGATCAAGTTCGAAGAAGAACTGGCCAAGAGCATCGATAATTTAGCTGTTTTAGAAGACAAACTGGCCTCACTGGGTCTATAA